In Nitrosopumilus sp. b3, the genomic stretch AAGTTGCAGAAGAGGTTTCAGGGGATGATAGAGGGTTTATGCTTGCAGTAAAGTTTCATGAAAAATCAAGATACGTATTTAGATTTGAGATTCTTCGTGAACAATTTTCTTCTATGAGTCCTGATGAGTTGAACTCAGTTCTTGCTAGTTTGGTTGAGAATTCCCAGGATGTAGCCATGATTGGCTATCCATATGGGGCAATTGATGCAGACAGATTTGCTCAAGTTAGGCGTGATGAGTTGGGAATGTATCAAGGGTTTATTCTATCAGAGAAACTCAGAGACCCTATTTGGAAGAGGCTGCAAAAATATTCTGCTAGTCTGTCAGCTCATGATACACTGAATGGAGTGACTAGTTGATGGATGAGATTTCAATTGTAGGTCAAGTAGTTGGCGGAAGTTTTGGAGACATTGTAATTCGTCAAAAAGCAGGAACCAATCTAGAGATTGGAGATTTGATGGTCTCCGAAGAGAACGGTTCGTTTTTGATTTTACAGGTATTTGCATTAGAGTATGGTAGTCAGATTCAAGATAAAATGCAGCAGATGATGTCAGGTGTTAATTTAGAGCAAGGAATAGTTGATGTGAACTTTTATGAACCAGAATTTGTAAACTATGTACTAGCTAGAATCAAACCTCTTGCTCGAGTGTATAGAGAAAATAATGATGTAAAGATTCCAAAATCATTACCATCATTTTTTAACAAATTACGATTAATTGACAAGGATGATTTGAAATTCCTGCAAAAGGAGAAAGAGTCTATCTTTGTAGGACACATTCGAAGTGGCAGTAAGATAATAAAAGAGGCAGAAGTTTGGCTGCCAGCTGAAGATGTGTTTTCACATCATGTTTTAATTCCAGCTACTACGGGTCGTGGAAAATCAAATTTGGTGAAAACTATTTTGTGGCATTTGCTTGATGCAAATAAAGTGGGTGCACTTGTTTTAGATGCACACGATGAATACTATGGACGTACAGGACCTGGACTAAAAGATCATAGTAAAGCAAAAGATAATCTTGTTTATTATACACCATCTCACCCACCAGTTGGCGCAAACAGACTAACAATCAATCTTGAATCAATAAGACCAGATCACTTTGAGGGAATAATTGAACTATCAGACCCGCAACTTGCTGCAATGCGAATGGCATTTAGAAAAAATCCTAGAGGATGGATTTCTGATTTGATGAAAACCAGTGCAGTTGATGCAGGAATGGAGCCAGGTGGACGTGCAGAATTTGCTGCGGCAACTTTGATGGTCGTTCAAAGGAAATTACGCCTAATTTTGAGCCTAGATGTGGATGAAGAGCAGGTAATTGTATCAAGACATGAGGTATTTGATAGTACAACTAGAGGTCTGAATACCGTTGATGACATAGTTCGAGATATAGAGCAGGGTAAGGTCGTTGTTTTAGATACATCTCGATTAGGTGATGAGGCAGAGTTGATTGTTGGAAATATTATTGCTTCAAAATTATTACAAAAATACAAAGACGCTAAAGCAACCGGTGAGCTTGATAGAAAACCAGTTGCCACCATAGTTATTGAAGAAGCACCACGTGTAATTGGAGAGGATGTTCTAAAATCTCGAAATGATAACATCTATGCCACCATAGCTAAAGAAGGACGTAAATTCAAAGTGGGTTTGACTGCAATTACTCAGTTGAGCAGTGTGATTCCAAAAACAATTCTTGCAAACATGAATACCAAAATTATTTTAGGAAACGAGATGAAGCAAGAAAGAGAGGCAATTATTGCATCAGCTTCTCAAGACTTGTCGGAAGATGACAAAAATATTGCAAGTTTGGATAAAGGCGAGGCAATTATTTCTAGTATCTTCGTTCCATTTGCAATGCCAATCAAAGTTCCTTTGTTTGAAGATATTGTAAAAAGTAAAGGATCGTCACCGCAACCTGGTAAGACAAAGGTGTTCTAGTTTGTTATTTGCGCATTTATCTGATATCCATCTAGGTTTTCAAAAGCACGAATCATTGCAGAGAATAGAGCAACAAGTATTTGAGAAATCGATGGATGAGTGTATTTCTCGCAAAGTAGATTTTGTTTTAATTCCAGGGGATTTGTTTCACGTAAATATTCCGGAGATGCGAGTTCAAAAGTTTGCATTTGCAAAGTTTCGTCAGGTCCATGATGCAGGAATTCCAATCTATGTGGTTTATGGTAGTCATGACTTTTCTCCAGTTTCAAACTCTGTAATTGATCTGCTAGCAGAAGTTGGGTACATCACCAAAGTAACTCGTGCAACAAGTAATGAGGATGATACGATATCTTTGGATTTCCTAGTAGATGAGAAAACAGGTGCAAAAATTGCAGGATTGTCCGGACTCAAAGTTGGAAAGGACAGAGAATGGTATGAGAAACTAGATAGGAATTCTTTAGAGGCAGAGCCAGGATTTAAGATATTCCTATTTCATGGAGGAGTCTCAGAAATGAAGGCTGATTCAGGCATGGATGGGGACCATATGCCACTTTCTTTGCTACCTAAAGGATTCGCATACTACGCAGGAGGACACATGCACAAATTCAATCATCAGTCATTTGATTCACATCCTAATGTAGTGTATCCTGGAACTCCATTTGCAGGATATCATGCAGATTTGGAAGATAATGCAAATGGGCAAAAACGCGGATTTGTTCTAGTAGAGTTTGATGATGTGGTAAAGTCAGTGGAATTTGTAGAGATTCCAAACACATCATATGAAATAATTGAAGTTAATGCAGATAACAGAAAATCGGATTCTATTAATCAAGAACTAGTTGAAAAAAGTAAAGACATTGATCCTGCAAATAAAGTGATAATAATTAAAGTCAAAGGAGAACTAACATCAGGCAAGACTGCAGATGTAGATATTTCTGGGATTAGAGAAGAGTTAAACTCTCGCAATGCGATGTTCATCAATGTTTCAAAGAACGGATTGACTTCAAAAGAGTATTCAATTACAGAGGCAAAGGGGGCAAACAAAGAAGAGATTGAAACAAATGTGTTTTCAGAAAACATTGGACAGTTACGATTTGATCATCCAGAATTGTTAGGAGATGAAGGAGTCAAACTTGCAAAAAAGTTGTTGCGAGAGTTAGGACAACCAGTACTAGTTAATGAGAAGAGAAACGAGTACACTCCAAGAGTTCGTGATAATGCTTTAGCAATTTTAGGATTAGACAAAGATGATTCTTAATAGCATCATTATTGATAACATTAGAAGTTATGAGCACGAAGAGGTAGAGTTTCCTCGAGGGATATCTTTGTTTGAAGGAGATATTGGTTCTGGAAAATCAACTGTACTCATGGCAATAGAGTTTGCACTGTTCGGTTTGGGTTCTCAAAAAGCTGAGAGTTTACTTGCAAAAAAGTCTGAAAATGGAAGTGTTATTTTGGATTTTTCAGTAGACGGTGAAAAATATGAAATTAAAAGAACGTTGCTGAGAAAAAAATCAGGAGTCAATCAAGATCCTAAAAATTCCTGGATAAAGATTGATGGCGAGAAAGAACCATTATCACCATCTGAACTAAAACAACGAGTGTTACAGATATTAAAATTCAACGAGCCAGCAGATCCTAAAGCTGAGAGTAAAATATTCAGATATGCTATATTTACGCCTCAGGAAGCCATGAAAGAGGTGCTTTTTGACTCTGCAAAGAGACTAGAGACTATTCGTAAAGCCTTTGGGATTGAAGATTACAGTATTGCACACTCTAATGCACGTGAAGTACTTACTGAGATCAAAGCAAAAGCAAGAGTGTTTCAAGAAAGATTCAGTAATATTTCAGAATTAGAGTCAGAGATTACAGAATCAAATAAAGGGATAACAGAGACAGAGAAAGTAATTTCTAAAACCAAAGAACAACTTAGTAGTTTAGAGAATAACGAAGTACAAAAAACCAATGAACTCAAAGAGTTGCAGGCAAAAAACAATGAAAAAATAAAACTAGAATCAAAAAAAGAAAACATTACAGATAAGATAGAATCTGCAAAACAAAATGTTGAAAAGATAGAGCAAGAGTTTGCAGAAATTGAATCAGAATTAAAAGAGAATAATGAAAGATTTGAAAAATTGATGAGTGTAGAAAAACCTCAAACAGAGAAAAGCATACCAGATATTATATCTGAAATAAAAAAACTTCAGGAGATTAATGACAAGAAAATAAGACTAGAGACAGAAAAAGAAACAATTACAGATGATCTTGTAGAACTAAAAGAGAGTTTAGGTGAGAAGGTAAATTCAGACAAGTCAGTTTTAGAGAAATCTCTGCAAGATTTAGAAGAAGAGAAAAAAGGTTTGGAGAAATTCTCTGATGAGATAAAGCAACAACAAGATAAAATCAAAGAAGAGCAAATCCAAAAAAATACGCAGAAAAAATCATTAGAACAAGATATTTTAGAATTTTCTAAACTTGGAAATGCATGTCCTACATGCAAACAAGAAATTACTAAAGAGCATCATCATGCCCTAGTTGATGAAAAACAAAAGCTAGTTAACAGTCTTGAAAAGGAAATAAAAACAGTTACAGATTCATTTTTTGAATCAAGTTCAAAATCAAAAGAGATTGAATCAAAGATAGATTCCTATGAAGAAGAAATCTCAAAGATAGAAAAAATCATTCCAGGAATAGAAGAATTTATTGAAAAATCCTCAAAATTAAAAGAAATTGAGGCTGATTTGCAAGAAATTACACCCCCAGACACTAAAGAGTATGGCGAGAATCCCATAGAGTTTCTATCTGAACTAAAAGACAGAGTTTCAGAGTATAGAAATGCACAAGAGCAGTTACAACAGATAGCACAAAGAAGACAGAAGATTCAAGAAAAAATAGAATCAGATCAGTCAAGTGCAAATACGTTGTTATCAGGTATTAAAGAAAATGAATCAAAATTAAAAGAAATTGAAAAACAGTTAGCCAAATTTGGAAGATTGGAAGAAAAAGTACAATCTAAAGAAGATGAACTAGGTGAAATCAGGAAAAAAATTGCTCAAGCATCAGGAATTATTGCTGCATCTCAAGAAAAATTAAACAATGAACAAGTCAAAATTTCTCAAAATGAACAAAAAATTTCTGAATCAAAACAATGGGAGGAAAAATACAAGAAATTTACTCAGTTCCAGGAATGGTTAGAATCATTTTTTATTCCAACCATATCACAGATTGAAAAACAAGTATTATTGTCAATATTGCAGAATTTCAATGAGACATATACCAGATGGTATTCTATTCTAATTGAAGATCCAACCAAAGAATCCAGAATTGATGAGAACTTTACACCAATTGTGAATCAAGACGGATATGATCAAGAGATTGGATTTTTGTCAGGAGGTGAAAAAACAAGTATTGCATTAGCATATAGATTAACATTAAACTCTCTAATGAGAAAAGAGACAGAATCAATGAAGTCTAATTTATTAATTTTAGATGAACCTACCGATGGATTCTCTAAGAATCAATTGGGAAAAATTAGAGAGTTACTTGATGAATTAAAATCAGAACAAATCGTACTTGTCTCTCATGAAAAAGAGCTTGAAACTTATGTAGATAATATTTTTCAAATTTCAAAAGAAAATGGGTTATCAAAAATTTTAAGAATTAATTAATAATTGATTATTTAAAACAGTGTTTACAATTTAACGAATTGGAAATTTATCATTTTCAAATATCTATAAACATGAATTTTGTTCCTACTGATCATTTCAAGTGGATATTAAATCAGATACAGGGGTATTTTTTTAATATGTAAAATTCCGAGTCTATTCCAGATAAATTTCCAAAAATAGAAAATTAAATAGTATTCAAAGTATGCATACTATTGTCATGTTTCATAATAATATCAAATTCAAACCTAAAATATGCAAAAACAAGCAATGTATCCAAGAATTATCAGAGAATTCGAAGAGGATAGAGATGAAGAGCCACTCTTTTATTCCTAAAATGAAGAGCATTTCACACCTTAGGAGAAAATGAATAGGGCAAGAAATCAATCTATCAAAAGAACAGCAAGAAATTATTGATTCAAAGAAAAACACATCGTAGTTTCAAATCCAGGAACTGGAAAGACCACCACATTATCTCTCAAAGAAATAAAATTACTAACAGACGGAGTAAATCCTGAAGATATTCTATGTATCACGTTTACTGAAAAAGCTAAAAAAGAAATGTTTAATGAGATTTATGATAATTCAAATTAAAAATTCGGCAGCATTTTTGCCCTCTTCAGTAATTTTTATCCAACGATTCCTACCAATCTTTTCAATCTCGATAAACTTCCAATCTTTTTCTAATGGTTCAATGATATTTTTATCTAAACTTGCAAATCTAGCTTGGGAGTGATTTGATTTTTCAGCATTAACTGTAATGATTCCTTTCTCTTCTGTAATTTCTGCCATCTCTTTTTTAGTTAGTTTTTGATTTTTATGTTCATGAACTATTTTTAATGCATCTAATAATTTTGGTTTTGGTGTTTGAATCTCATATGTTGGTAATGGAATTGTATCTTTGATTCCAAAGGATTGTTGTTTACCCTCAAATGCTGCATACTTTTCAGGTTCTGCATAAAATGGTTTTAGATTTTCACAGTGTTTGAGTACCATACATGCCATCATGCATGCGATTGCTTGGATTTTAGATCCTGATGCGACATTGACATAGATGTAGTTATTTTTTTCTTCCTCAATGATATCTTTGATTGATTTTATTGCTTTAAACAAACTCAATCTATCAGCATATGCAATCTTTACTTCTACACCGAGTTTTTTGCATTCTTTTTTTATTTTCTCCAAGTATGGTGCTGAAAGATCAGTAGTACGATTGTCATGTGATATCAACCACAATTTGTCAGCCTTTGTCTGCTTGAGAGGTATGATGATTCGGTCTACTTCAAAACCTAAAGGGGCAATGTGAACTCGAAATGTGGCTAGATTAGTCATTAGTATGTACAGTATGCATACTATTGTGATGCTATATAATAATTTCTATGCCTAAGAAACACCATGAATCAAACAAAAACAATTCAAAATGAAGGATTAAACTCTGGAAATCTTTTCTATCCCAGAATTATCCGAGAGTTCGATGAAAAAGACGAACCAATAATGTATGGAGGAAGATTTGATTAGAAATGAAAATTACTAGAATTCTTCCAAAGTTTCTTGCAAAAACATACCAGGAAGAAGATTTGAGACGTGCAGAAATCCAGCTACAATATCACAAAGGTATGATCAGAGTTTGGGAGAAAAGATGCAATGAAGGGCGACAAGAATTACAGAGGTTGAATCAAAAATGAAACTCGGTAAAATAATCCAAAACCTTAACATGAAAAATATCAATCAAGGAGTTGACATCTTCAATAAAGCTGTTCAGGATTTCGGAGATTCTATGGATTCACTGAATAAAGAAATGTCAGATGATATTGAAAAATCAAACAAGGAATCCAAAATTAGAGAGAAAAAGAACAAGGAAAATTTAGATAAAATTTGGGGGAAAAGGAAATGATCAAAACTGAATTTTTTGATGATAGTTATAACAAAGTTGAAGAAAGTACAGCAGAGATTATAGTTCAGTCAATTTTTGATAAAGATGGTAATTTACAAAAAAAGATAGAATGGACTCCAAAGAAAAAGACAGGTTATTCAAGAACTACTCAGGTAAATGATGATATTAGATACGAATTTCTTTCACAAGATGTAAAAAATCATTATTTAGATAATGTGCTAGGAATTCAAAGGGCAATTGATTTACTTTGGAGATATCACAGTCAAGAAGAAAGTATTTCTCAAAAAAGAAAAATTCTAAGTTCCATATTAAATGGATATAGTAAAATCAACTTTGCAATAATGAGTTTTGATCATGAATTAAAACGAGAAAAAGGAGGTAGTGGGTACTAGTGTCTGAAACTCTCAAAGATACCCACTCTAAGAGCCTATCAGAGGCATTTGTAAATTCTTTTGGAAGTTATCCAATTGGGTATGGATTAGGAATAGTTATTTTACCATTATCAGTAGGATGGATTCAAGAAGACCCGCTAACTGTAAATCTAATAATTACTGGGATTTATGCAACAGTTTCATTTGCCAGGACCTATTTTTATCGTAGAGTATTTGAAAAATTTGGAATTGATGATAATTTCATCAAACTAGGAATCAAAGGAGTAAAAAAACTCAGGAGATTCAAAAAATGACTGAATCAAAACCATCATGTCCTAACTGCAATAGTGAGAATGTTGCATTTATCCTATGGGGATATGTTGGAGACATGCATTCAATTGAAGAAGAGTTAGAAAAAGGAGAGATTGTTTTGGGAGGATGTATTGTATCTAGTAACGATCCTAAATGGAAATGCAATGATTGCCACCACAGATGGGGGGTTAGAGACGATGATGAATGAAGAAAGAAGATCCATTTTTGATTTCAACAATCCAATAGATACTTCATTACCGATTTCAGGCAAAATATACTGTGCATTCAAGGCAAGATTAAATGATTTTTTCGGATCCTGATGTTTTTCCTTTAAGAGAAAATTTTCCAGATGTTTTATCAAGAACCCATCATCTAAATTCCAAGCATTTGCAAAATAGGCAATATCTGAACATAGGCCATTATGGTACTTGATGGAATTCCCATAGTTTTTACGATCACATGATCGTAAGATACTACCTCAAAACAATATTATGATAATATTTATTTAGAAAGGAAAATTTTGTGTTGTATGTTTACATCTGCTTCTAAAACAGCATTTGTTTTTTCATTTATTGTTCTAATCAGTATGGGTATGTTGTTAGGGCATACGCATGCTCAAACAAATTTTGATTTTGGTGATGCTCCGGATGGCGGTCCTACGGGATATTCTACAGGTATTCTGTTAGGAGGTGCACAATTACCTCAAACTGGCAACTTCCCTTCATTGTTAGCAAATGACGGTGCTAGAACTATTACTCAATCTGCCACTTTGGGTTCTGCATCTACGTCTGAAAGTGATGCTAACATTACTGATGCAGACGCTGATGATGATGGTCTAATTCAATTTGGAATTCAGCTAATATCGATACCAGCAGTAGGTACGCTTAACGTAGAGGTCGATTCTGTATCTGGCGGAACTTATTATCTCAACGCAGTAGCTGATCTGAATCAAGATGGTGAATGGGGCGGATTTGGAATTAATGGTGAGTCTGAATGGATTGTCCAAAATGAAATTGTCCCAATTTCATCTGGTATTTTTACAAGCCAACCTTTTGCATATGGAAGTGGTAATCGAATCCCTGAAGATACATGGGTTAGAATAGCACTGACTAGTGAACCTGTCCCAAATAACTGGGATGGTACTGGTGTATTCAATGATGGTGAGATTGAAGATCATTTCATCCACGTTGATTTTGCAGGTAACTCTCCTCCTACTCCTCCTACTCCTCCTGCAATCATTATCATCGTTATCATAATTATCATAATTTTAATAATTATCATAATTCTGATAATCTTGATAATTATCTTTAAGATTACTTGGTTAATTTGGATTGTTTTGGCCTTACTGGTAGTTGTGGTGGTCTTAGTTGTGATCGTATATGTGATTACAATTGAAATTACAATCTGTGATTCCATGTGCTATGATGTACCTTCCAGTACTGTACCTCGTGAGAAGATTCCTTCTACAGAAATATTTGATGGCTAGTCCTGAACAATTAGAGGATTATTTTTCTGAGTTTAGTAAAAGCGTGTTACTTTTTAAGATGGCACATCACAATTTCAGTCATGGCAAACTGGAAGATTCTAGTCATTGCCGGTTTTGCAATAAACTTTCTAATCCCTTTAACATTATGGACAAGCGGCGACTATGAGGGAAAGATAATACAAATTCCCCAACATGTAGAGTCACAACCAGTAACACTTGCACCAAAGGATTCCATAGAATTAGTGTACTATCTTGATTCAGGGCAAATCCTTGGTTTTGGATTCATCGGTACTGCTGACAGAGTTACCCAACAAATGTTTGCAGCAGGAAGAGTTGATCTGCAAATAACAAACCACAACGGCCTTGACAATGGTCTGGAAAAAATCATGCCAACTGAATGCGAGTATCCAACAACGATTGGAACTGGACTTGGATGCTTTAGGACTACTGTTCCCTCAAACTATACGTTTACACTGACAAACAACAGTCCATTTGATCTTACCATCCCTGCAGTCCAGTTTGGCAAGCTTGATGGAGTGCTTGTAACTGAATTTGATGATACAATGGATGATGGAGACATTCTACCAATGTTTGCATATGAGATACTCGTTATAGTTTCAGCAGTACTGATCGTTACAGGTTTTCTTTTAAGATATTATAGAAAATAACTCAAAATTTAAGACAACCGTCATAAAATCACGCACCAAACGGGGGCGTTCTATTTTTACTGATTGTCGATAAACTAGTTAACGCTGATTTCTATTCTTGGAATCCTTTTTTCAAACCATTATAAGCACTCAGACGGTTGGGTTAGTTTTGATAATGGTCAGAATAATTAATTGTAAAAATTCTAACTTACGTTAACAATTCCAGTCATCCAAGGATGAACCATGCAGAAATAATCATATTTTCCTGCTTTCTCAAATGTATGCTCAAAGGTTGAACCTGACATAAATAATCCAGAGTCAAAGACCCCAGTCACTCCAGCATCAACAGTTCCACTAGTTACAGTATGTGCAGCTGAATCATCATTACTCCAAGTAACTGTTTGTCCAACAGATACAGTAATCTCGTAAGGCAAGTAACACTCGTTTGTTTCTTCACATCCCGGAATTGCAGCACCTGCAGGAATTGAGACAATAGACGTTGTTTCTGTTTCTACCATTGGTTCGGGTTCTGGCTCCATTACAGGTTCTGGTTCTGCCATTGGTTCAGGGTCTGGCTCTTCAATTACCATCATCTCTTCAATTTCATTAACAACAACTTTGCCAGTCATCCAAGGATGAACCATGCAGAAATAATCATATGTTCCTGATTCGTCAAAAGTAAATTCAAAAGTTGAACCTGACATAAATAAACTAGAATCAAATATTCCATCATGTCCATCAGAGATATTTCCACTAGTTACAGTATGAGCAGCACTGTCAGGATTATTCCAGATTACAGTGTCACCCACAGAAATTGAAATTGAATAAGGCAAGTAACACTCGTTTGTTTCTTCACATCCAGGTACTCCAGAACCTTCAGCAATGTTTACTGTATGAATTCCAGATGTCATTGGAGCAGACATAGTTGGTTCAGGGGTTGGCTCTACCATTGGTTCAGGCTCTGCAATTTCTTCAGGTTGAACTCTTGGTTTAACCTTAGGATCATCAACACTGCATTCGCCGTCATGGGCTAATTTTACATCAGCAGCGTTTAACATGCATAAATTACCATAAGTTTCTCCATCAACACCACATACAGGGGCATATTCCCTTGTACAAGCAGTTGGTTTTTCAACTGAAACTATTCTTGGTTGAATTACATCATCAGGGTTCATTGCAATGAATCCCATTGTGATTGCAGCTAAAACACCAACAATTGCTATTACTCCATATGCAAAATTCATCTCATCCACCTGTTAACTTTGCAAACTTTTCGTTCTTACTTAACTTTTCCATAAATTCAATATTTGATAGGGCCACAACTGCAGATTCTACGACTGGTGGTTCTGGATCGTTTAGTGCTTTTTGAAGTGCCTCTTTAGCTTCTTTATTTCCAACAACACCCAATGCTATTGCGGCCTCATGTCGAACAAACATACTTGGATCATGAAGAGTCGCATCAGTTAATGGCGGAATAGCACTAGAGTAACTCATCTGACCTAATGCAAATGCAGCCTCATGTCTAACCAATTCATTTTCATCATTTTTCAAAACTTTAGCAATATACTCTACTTTATCCTCTCCTCCAAAATCAACTAAAATACAAGCTACTCTAGTTCTTACAACATAATCAGGATGATCTAAAAGGGATACAAAATAATCAGTATCTTTCTGCTCGTACTTTTCTTCCATTTCAGCAAAAAGTGCTAATCTGTCATCAGTTACTACTTGCAATTTGTTTTGAAACTTTGTGTGTCCTATATTAGGTTACTTGAAAAAATTCTAATAATTTTGATTCAATACAAAAGAATTCGAAGTCCTTTTGTCCGGTGGAGACTTTTTCTTTGAATCAACCTTTTTTCCACTATTCAACACATCAACAATAGTTTTCATCAGTACCATTCGATTCATGGGTTTTGGAAG encodes the following:
- a CDS encoding ATP-binding protein; protein product: MDEISIVGQVVGGSFGDIVIRQKAGTNLEIGDLMVSEENGSFLILQVFALEYGSQIQDKMQQMMSGVNLEQGIVDVNFYEPEFVNYVLARIKPLARVYRENNDVKIPKSLPSFFNKLRLIDKDDLKFLQKEKESIFVGHIRSGSKIIKEAEVWLPAEDVFSHHVLIPATTGRGKSNLVKTILWHLLDANKVGALVLDAHDEYYGRTGPGLKDHSKAKDNLVYYTPSHPPVGANRLTINLESIRPDHFEGIIELSDPQLAAMRMAFRKNPRGWISDLMKTSAVDAGMEPGGRAEFAAATLMVVQRKLRLILSLDVDEEQVIVSRHEVFDSTTRGLNTVDDIVRDIEQGKVVVLDTSRLGDEAELIVGNIIASKLLQKYKDAKATGELDRKPVATIVIEEAPRVIGEDVLKSRNDNIYATIAKEGRKFKVGLTAITQLSSVIPKTILANMNTKIILGNEMKQEREAIIASASQDLSEDDKNIASLDKGEAIISSIFVPFAMPIKVPLFEDIVKSKGSSPQPGKTKVF
- a CDS encoding DNA repair exonuclease is translated as MLFAHLSDIHLGFQKHESLQRIEQQVFEKSMDECISRKVDFVLIPGDLFHVNIPEMRVQKFAFAKFRQVHDAGIPIYVVYGSHDFSPVSNSVIDLLAEVGYITKVTRATSNEDDTISLDFLVDEKTGAKIAGLSGLKVGKDREWYEKLDRNSLEAEPGFKIFLFHGGVSEMKADSGMDGDHMPLSLLPKGFAYYAGGHMHKFNHQSFDSHPNVVYPGTPFAGYHADLEDNANGQKRGFVLVEFDDVVKSVEFVEIPNTSYEIIEVNADNRKSDSINQELVEKSKDIDPANKVIIIKVKGELTSGKTADVDISGIREELNSRNAMFINVSKNGLTSKEYSITEAKGANKEEIETNVFSENIGQLRFDHPELLGDEGVKLAKKLLRELGQPVLVNEKRNEYTPRVRDNALAILGLDKDDS
- a CDS encoding SMC family ATPase, which encodes MILNSIIIDNIRSYEHEEVEFPRGISLFEGDIGSGKSTVLMAIEFALFGLGSQKAESLLAKKSENGSVILDFSVDGEKYEIKRTLLRKKSGVNQDPKNSWIKIDGEKEPLSPSELKQRVLQILKFNEPADPKAESKIFRYAIFTPQEAMKEVLFDSAKRLETIRKAFGIEDYSIAHSNAREVLTEIKAKARVFQERFSNISELESEITESNKGITETEKVISKTKEQLSSLENNEVQKTNELKELQAKNNEKIKLESKKENITDKIESAKQNVEKIEQEFAEIESELKENNERFEKLMSVEKPQTEKSIPDIISEIKKLQEINDKKIRLETEKETITDDLVELKESLGEKVNSDKSVLEKSLQDLEEEKKGLEKFSDEIKQQQDKIKEEQIQKNTQKKSLEQDILEFSKLGNACPTCKQEITKEHHHALVDEKQKLVNSLEKEIKTVTDSFFESSSKSKEIESKIDSYEEEISKIEKIIPGIEEFIEKSSKLKEIEADLQEITPPDTKEYGENPIEFLSELKDRVSEYRNAQEQLQQIAQRRQKIQEKIESDQSSANTLLSGIKENESKLKEIEKQLAKFGRLEEKVQSKEDELGEIRKKIAQASGIIAASQEKLNNEQVKISQNEQKISESKQWEEKYKKFTQFQEWLESFFIPTISQIEKQVLLSILQNFNETYTRWYSILIEDPTKESRIDENFTPIVNQDGYDQEIGFLSGGEKTSIALAYRLTLNSLMRKETESMKSNLLILDEPTDGFSKNQLGKIRELLDELKSEQIVLVSHEKELETYVDNIFQISKENGLSKILRIN
- a CDS encoding DUF6293 family protein, with amino-acid sequence MTNLATFRVHIAPLGFEVDRIIIPLKQTKADKLWLISHDNRTTDLSAPYLEKIKKECKKLGVEVKIAYADRLSLFKAIKSIKDIIEEEKNNYIYVNVASGSKIQAIACMMACMVLKHCENLKPFYAEPEKYAAFEGKQQSFGIKDTIPLPTYEIQTPKPKLLDALKIVHEHKNQKLTKKEMAEITEEKGIITVNAEKSNHSQARFASLDKNIIEPLEKDWKFIEIEKIGRNRWIKITEEGKNAAEFLI
- a CDS encoding plastocyanin/azurin family copper-binding protein, with protein sequence MNFAYGVIAIVGVLAAITMGFIAMNPDDVIQPRIVSVEKPTACTREYAPVCGVDGETYGNLCMLNAADVKLAHDGECSVDDPKVKPRVQPEEIAEPEPMVEPTPEPTMSAPMTSGIHTVNIAEGSGVPGCEETNECYLPYSISISVGDTVIWNNPDSAAHTVTSGNISDGHDGIFDSSLFMSGSTFEFTFDESGTYDYFCMVHPWMTGKVVVNEIEEMMVIEEPDPEPMAEPEPVMEPEPEPMVETETTSIVSIPAGAAIPGCEETNECYLPYEITVSVGQTVTWSNDDSAAHTVTSGTVDAGVTGVFDSGLFMSGSTFEHTFEKAGKYDYFCMVHPWMTGIVNVS
- a CDS encoding HEAT repeat domain-containing protein, whose protein sequence is MQVVTDDRLALFAEMEEKYEQKDTDYFVSLLDHPDYVVRTRVACILVDFGGEDKVEYIAKVLKNDENELVRHEAAFALGQMSYSSAIPPLTDATLHDPSMFVRHEAAIALGVVGNKEAKEALQKALNDPEPPVVESAVVALSNIEFMEKLSKNEKFAKLTGG